One genomic region from Chlamydia poikilotherma encodes:
- the coaE gene encoding dephospho-CoA kinase (Dephospho-CoA kinase (CoaE) performs the final step in coenzyme A biosynthesis.): MLELLKVSITGDLSSGKTEACRVFQDLGAYVISADKVSHSFLVPHSHIGRRVIDLLGSEVVIDNAFDRKVIAEKVFDNLALLQALEAILHPEVCRIIEEQYYQTAKERKHPLFVAEVPLLYEIHYAKWFDRVILITADENIRRERFTKKTNCSDLNFYQRCARFSSHEEKMLHADIIIENNGTKEELRHKVEEYFYALKGAL; encoded by the coding sequence ATGTTAGAATTACTAAAAGTTTCTATTACAGGGGATCTCTCTTCAGGAAAGACTGAAGCATGTAGGGTTTTTCAAGATTTGGGTGCCTATGTAATTAGTGCTGATAAAGTTTCGCATAGTTTCCTTGTTCCTCACTCGCATATAGGTCGTCGCGTTATAGATCTTCTGGGATCAGAAGTTGTTATTGACAATGCATTCGATAGAAAAGTCATAGCAGAGAAAGTTTTTGATAATTTAGCTCTTCTTCAAGCTTTAGAAGCTATTTTGCATCCTGAAGTTTGTCGAATTATTGAAGAACAATATTATCAAACCGCGAAGGAGCGAAAGCACCCTCTGTTCGTTGCTGAGGTGCCTTTGTTGTATGAAATACATTATGCGAAATGGTTTGATCGCGTCATTCTTATTACAGCAGATGAGAATATTCGTAGGGAAAGGTTTACCAAAAAAACTAATTGTTCTGATTTAAATTTTTATCAGAGATGTGCTCGATTTTCTTCTCATGAAGAGAAAATGCTGCATGCCGATATTATTATAGAAAATAACGGCACTAAAGAAGAATTACGTCATAAAGTCGAAGAATATTTTTACGCTTTAAAGGGAGCATTATGA
- the rho gene encoding transcription termination factor Rho, with protein MGIEELNVLARQYGVKNIGSLTKSQVVFEIVKAKSERSDELLIGEGVLEVLPDGFGFLRSPTYNYLPSAEDIYVSPAQIRRFDLKKGDTIIGTIRSPKEKEKYFALLKVDKINGSTPDKAKERVLFENLTPLYPNERIVMEMGKEHLAERVLDLTAPIGKGQRGLIVAPPRSGKTVILQSIAHAIAVNNPDIVLIVLLIDERPEEVTDMIRQVRGEVVASTFDEQPERHIQVAEMVIEKARRLVEHGKDVVILLDSITRLARAYNTVQPHSGKILTGGVDASALHKPKRFFGAARNIEGGGSLTILATALIDTGSRMDEVIFEEFKGTGNMELVLDRRLSDRRTYPAIDLIKSGTRKEELLYHPSELEKVYLFRQAIADLTAIDAMHLLLGRLKKTNSNAEFLLSLKE; from the coding sequence ATGGGGATTGAAGAGCTTAATGTGTTGGCTCGTCAATATGGAGTGAAGAACATCGGGTCTCTCACTAAATCTCAGGTAGTATTTGAGATAGTGAAAGCAAAATCTGAGCGTTCAGATGAGCTTTTAATTGGGGAAGGAGTTTTGGAAGTTCTCCCCGATGGATTTGGTTTTTTAAGATCTCCTACTTATAACTACCTTCCCTCTGCTGAAGATATTTATGTTTCCCCTGCTCAGATCCGCAGATTTGACTTAAAGAAGGGGGATACAATTATAGGTACGATACGTTCTCCAAAAGAGAAGGAAAAGTACTTTGCTTTACTCAAGGTAGATAAAATCAATGGATCTACTCCAGACAAAGCTAAGGAACGAGTTTTGTTTGAAAACCTCACTCCTCTATATCCTAATGAAAGAATAGTTATGGAAATGGGGAAAGAGCACCTTGCTGAAAGAGTTTTAGATCTTACAGCCCCCATAGGGAAGGGGCAAAGAGGACTTATTGTAGCTCCTCCCCGTTCCGGGAAAACTGTCATTTTACAGAGCATAGCTCATGCTATTGCTGTCAATAATCCAGATATTGTTTTAATTGTTTTGCTCATTGATGAACGTCCTGAAGAAGTTACTGATATGATTCGTCAGGTACGTGGTGAAGTTGTTGCTTCTACCTTTGATGAGCAGCCTGAGAGGCATATTCAAGTTGCGGAAATGGTTATAGAAAAGGCTCGACGTCTAGTTGAACACGGAAAGGATGTTGTTATCCTTCTCGATTCTATTACACGTTTAGCTCGAGCTTACAACACTGTACAACCGCATTCTGGAAAAATTTTGACAGGTGGTGTAGACGCGAGTGCCTTGCATAAACCGAAGAGATTTTTTGGTGCTGCTAGAAATATAGAAGGTGGGGGATCATTAACTATTCTGGCTACAGCTTTGATTGATACTGGATCTCGAATGGACGAAGTGATTTTTGAAGAGTTCAAAGGTACAGGAAACATGGAGCTTGTACTCGATCGTCGTCTGTCTGATCGAAGAACTTATCCTGCAATTGATCTCATTAAAAGCGGTACAAGAAAAGAAGAACTACTTTATCATCCTAGTGAATTAGAAAAGGTTTATCTCTTCCGTCAGGCAATTGCTGATCTTACAGCTATTGACGCAATGCATTTGCTGCTTGGTAGATTAAAGAAAACAAATAGTAACGCAGAATTTTTACTTTCTTTGAAAGAATAG
- a CDS encoding orotate phosphoribosyltransferase — MMSFEEEQLRDHVIVNLYRIGAIRFGDFNLSDGQKTPIYVDMRLVISCPDVLQTIASLIWRLRPSFNSSLLCGVPYTALALATCISLKYNISMVLRRKELKHPNQEDKIKVEGIFSPGQTCLVINDVIASGRSILDTAKALEDEGLNVRESLVFLDRQVGGTDVLKEAGIKLRSVFTLEELVRSLLSKCQLKDKDATIATTLVETF, encoded by the coding sequence ATGATGAGCTTTGAAGAGGAGCAACTTCGTGATCATGTTATAGTTAACCTATACCGCATAGGAGCAATAAGATTTGGTGATTTTAATTTATCAGATGGTCAGAAAACTCCTATTTATGTCGATATGCGTTTAGTTATTTCCTGTCCCGATGTTTTACAAACCATCGCTTCATTAATTTGGCGTTTACGTCCTTCTTTCAACAGTAGCTTATTGTGTGGTGTTCCCTATACCGCGCTTGCATTGGCTACGTGTATATCACTGAAATACAACATCTCTATGGTGTTGAGAAGGAAAGAATTAAAACATCCGAATCAAGAAGACAAAATTAAAGTTGAAGGTATTTTCTCTCCAGGACAGACATGCTTAGTGATTAACGATGTTATTGCTTCTGGCCGTTCGATTTTAGATACTGCTAAGGCTTTAGAAGATGAAGGTTTAAATGTTCGAGAATCTTTAGTATTCCTAGATAGACAAGTCGGTGGAACAGATGTCTTAAAAGAGGCGGGAATTAAGTTAAGATCTGTGTTCACTCTGGAAGAACTTGTCAGGTCCCTGCTTTCCAAGTGCCAGTTAAAAGATAAAGACGCAACTATTGCGACCACACTTGTAGAAACTTTTTAA
- the glgC gene encoding glucose-1-phosphate adenylyltransferase, whose amino-acid sequence MIENDFQGYPPSYQASHFYRDKVGVIVLCGGEGKRLSPLTYWRCKPTVSFGGRYKLIDVPISHAIASGFSKIFVIGQYLTYTLQQHLVKTYFYHGVLQDQIHFLAPEGRDGSQIWYQGTADAIRQNLLYLEDTGIEYFLVLSGDQLYNMDFRRVVDYALSMQSDMVIVAQPIQEKDALRMGVLQIDKDANLLDFYEKPQDEEVLNRFRLSSEDCRKHKLDPQYGNFLGNMGIYLFRRESLFQLLLEEQGDDFGKHLIQAQMKRGSVKTFLYDGYWTDIGTIESYYEANIALTQKPKPQVRGLNCYDDRGMIYSKNHHLPGTIVTDSMISNSLLCEGAVIDSSNVSHSVVGIRGVIGKNSVIDHSIVMGNDRYGSLNHNTLGIGDNCEIYKTIIDENCRIGNGVKLTNMQGHRDYDSPDGKLVVRDGIIIIPRGTRIPDNYTF is encoded by the coding sequence ATGATAGAAAACGATTTTCAGGGCTATCCCCCAAGTTATCAGGCTTCTCATTTTTATCGAGATAAGGTTGGTGTTATTGTTTTATGCGGTGGTGAAGGAAAGAGACTATCTCCTTTAACCTATTGGCGTTGCAAACCAACTGTATCGTTTGGGGGAAGGTACAAGCTCATCGATGTGCCCATTTCCCATGCAATAGCCTCAGGTTTTTCTAAAATTTTCGTAATAGGTCAATATCTTACCTATACATTACAACAGCATCTTGTGAAGACGTATTTTTATCATGGAGTACTACAAGATCAGATACACTTTCTTGCCCCAGAGGGTAGGGATGGAAGCCAGATATGGTATCAAGGGACTGCTGATGCTATTCGTCAGAATCTATTGTATTTAGAGGATACGGGGATAGAATATTTCTTGGTTTTATCTGGAGATCAATTATACAACATGGATTTCCGTAGGGTTGTCGATTATGCTCTATCAATGCAATCTGATATGGTAATAGTTGCGCAGCCCATTCAGGAAAAAGATGCCTTAAGAATGGGAGTCTTGCAGATAGATAAAGATGCAAATCTTTTAGACTTTTATGAAAAACCTCAAGACGAAGAAGTTTTGAATCGTTTTCGATTATCTTCCGAGGATTGTCGAAAACATAAACTAGATCCTCAATACGGAAATTTTTTAGGAAATATGGGAATTTATCTTTTCCGAAGAGAGAGCCTATTTCAATTGCTTTTAGAAGAGCAAGGTGATGATTTTGGAAAGCATCTTATCCAAGCTCAAATGAAACGAGGATCTGTAAAGACTTTTCTTTACGATGGCTATTGGACAGATATTGGAACAATCGAATCTTATTATGAAGCAAACATTGCTCTAACACAAAAGCCTAAACCTCAAGTTCGTGGTTTGAATTGCTATGATGATAGGGGGATGATTTATAGTAAGAATCACCATCTTCCAGGGACTATAGTCACGGATTCAATGATTTCTAACTCATTACTTTGTGAAGGGGCCGTTATTGATTCTAGTAATGTATCTCACAGCGTTGTTGGAATTCGTGGTGTGATAGGGAAAAACTCTGTTATAGATCACTCCATTGTTATGGGAAATGACCGTTATGGAAGTCTGAATCACAATACTTTAGGTATCGGAGATAATTGTGAAATTTATAAAACAATAATCGATGAGAACTGTAGAATCGGTAATGGAGTGAAACTCACGAATATGCAGGGGCATAGAGATTATGATTCTCCCGATGGGAAGTTAGTGGTTAGGGATGGAATTATTATTATTCCTCGAGGAACTAGAATTCCTGATAACTATACGTTTTGA
- a CDS encoding metallophosphoesterase: protein MQIYAIADLHLAIGVPEKTMEVFGEPWISYHEKIRERWEEVVAPEDVVLLPGDISWAMHIEEAKEDFSFIGSLPGTKYMIRGNHDYWSSASATKISKILPGNLHYLSQGFSLLHPKKAIVGARLWDSPKICIAPECFQSPLLGKERHYSEQDEKIFLRELGRLQRALESVPKDIDQIIVMTHYPPISSDGTPGPVSEMLEIDGRVSHCLFGHMHKVRSPLEGFGIIRDIDYRLVAADYIDFIPQVIK from the coding sequence ATGCAGATATACGCAATAGCAGATTTACACTTGGCTATCGGAGTTCCTGAAAAGACAATGGAAGTCTTTGGTGAACCCTGGATTTCCTATCACGAGAAAATCCGTGAAAGATGGGAAGAGGTAGTAGCTCCTGAAGACGTGGTTTTACTCCCCGGAGATATTTCTTGGGCTATGCATATCGAAGAAGCCAAAGAAGATTTCTCTTTTATAGGTTCCCTACCCGGAACTAAGTATATGATCCGTGGTAATCATGATTATTGGAGTTCTGCATCAGCAACTAAAATATCAAAAATTCTTCCTGGAAATTTGCATTATCTATCTCAAGGCTTTTCTCTATTACATCCAAAAAAAGCTATTGTAGGAGCAAGACTTTGGGATAGTCCTAAAATATGTATAGCTCCTGAATGTTTTCAATCCCCTCTTTTGGGAAAAGAACGGCATTACAGTGAACAAGATGAGAAAATTTTTTTAAGAGAGCTTGGAAGATTACAAAGAGCCTTAGAATCTGTTCCCAAAGATATTGATCAGATTATTGTTATGACCCACTACCCTCCTATCAGTAGTGATGGTACTCCTGGACCTGTATCAGAAATGCTTGAAATTGATGGGAGAGTATCCCATTGCTTATTTGGTCATATGCATAAAGTACGTTCTCCTTTAGAAGGATTCGGAATCATTCGCGATATCGATTATAGGTTAGTCGCTGCTGATTATATAGATTTTATTCCCCAGGTTATAAAGTGA
- the rsmD gene encoding 16S rRNA (guanine(966)-N(2))-methyltransferase RsmD yields the protein MKILAGKYKGKSLKTFSNPSVRPTCGVVKEAVFNICAAYIEDAAFLDLFSGVGSVGFEALSRGASSVTFVDSSAQSVRLIRANSQLLNPELPVIIMKQEARSAIQRLAKKDKSFDLIYIDPPYSLENSYLGAVLRDIVLGKVLDKQGLLFLENASTEPVLVEGLVLKHKRKLGGTFLSEYILENTSH from the coding sequence GTGAAAATTCTTGCAGGCAAATATAAAGGGAAATCCTTAAAAACCTTTTCCAATCCCTCGGTACGTCCTACATGTGGAGTAGTCAAAGAGGCGGTATTTAATATTTGCGCGGCTTATATTGAAGATGCAGCATTTCTAGATCTTTTTTCTGGAGTTGGATCTGTAGGTTTTGAAGCTTTAAGTCGTGGAGCTTCTTCAGTGACTTTTGTAGATTCTTCCGCACAATCTGTACGTTTAATTCGAGCAAATAGTCAATTACTGAATCCAGAATTGCCGGTGATAATTATGAAACAAGAAGCGAGATCTGCGATTCAGAGACTTGCTAAAAAGGATAAGTCCTTTGATCTTATTTATATAGATCCTCCCTATAGTCTTGAAAATAGTTATCTCGGAGCAGTATTACGCGATATTGTTCTAGGAAAAGTTCTAGATAAGCAAGGGTTGTTGTTTTTAGAAAATGCTTCTACAGAACCTGTTCTTGTTGAAGGTTTAGTGCTGAAACACAAGAGAAAGCTAGGTGGAACATTTTTATCAGAATATATTCTTGAAAATACTTCGCATTAG
- a CDS encoding transporter substrate-binding domain-containing protein translates to MKIKNSSKLYFLALLCFLPFVFLGCSREKKELLVGRDTTWFPKQFGIYTANINAFLNDLVSEINYRENLNINIVNQDWIHLFENLDDQKTAGAFTSILPTAEMLDHYQFSDPILLTGPVLVISEGSPYKSIQDLRGKLIGVYKFDSSVLVGQDIPDAVLSPYQHVPIALEALSSGCYDALLAPVIEVTALIDTAYKGRLKIISQPLNQDGLRLVVLRGEKNSLLEGFNMGLVKSMRSGKYQAIKQQYRLP, encoded by the coding sequence GTGAAAATCAAGAATTCCTCTAAGCTATATTTTCTAGCTCTTTTGTGTTTCCTACCTTTCGTTTTTCTAGGATGTTCTAGAGAAAAGAAGGAATTGTTGGTAGGAAGAGATACTACTTGGTTCCCAAAACAATTTGGAATTTATACAGCGAATATCAATGCTTTCCTTAATGACCTTGTATCTGAGATTAACTACCGAGAGAATCTCAATATCAATATTGTAAATCAAGATTGGATTCATCTTTTTGAAAATCTTGATGATCAAAAGACAGCAGGAGCTTTCACATCGATATTGCCAACAGCAGAAATGTTAGATCATTATCAATTTTCTGATCCTATATTACTTACAGGTCCTGTGCTTGTTATTTCTGAAGGGTCCCCTTATAAGTCTATACAAGATCTTCGTGGGAAGCTCATAGGAGTATATAAATTCGATTCTTCAGTGTTAGTAGGTCAAGATATTCCGGACGCTGTTTTAAGTCCTTATCAACACGTGCCCATAGCTTTAGAAGCCTTGTCTTCCGGTTGCTATGATGCCTTATTAGCTCCTGTTATAGAAGTCACAGCTTTGATAGATACGGCTTATAAAGGACGTTTAAAAATCATTTCCCAACCTTTGAATCAAGACGGCTTAAGGTTAGTGGTTCTTCGTGGTGAAAAGAATAGCTTATTAGAAGGTTTTAACATGGGACTTGTCAAAAGCATGCGTTCTGGTAAGTATCAGGCAATTAAACAGCAATATCGTCTTCCTTAA
- the hemH gene encoding ferrochelatase, whose protein sequence is MVSAYLLANFGGPRHPNDIEVFLTSLLTDRDVTGGFLPSFIHKRLFSFIAKKRAPKVLPQYNCIGGFSPIYRDTESLAETLSLHLDTPVYTFHRYLPDTHQHTIQQLKALGNRPIVGVPLFPHFTYAVTGSIVRFIHNQLPSLDISWVSHFGNHPQFISCMIDHILKFLQAHDIATSDCCLLFSAHGLPMRYVNKGDPYNIQCEKSFKAISERLENIETHLCYQSKFGPGKWLTPSTKDMCTRLNTYKKYVLIVPFGFTSDHIETLYEIEKEYISILIDRKYQALRVPAIYQSPQWVESLATIIQSTPYVENKNLIKS, encoded by the coding sequence ATGGTTTCTGCTTACCTATTAGCAAATTTTGGCGGCCCTCGTCATCCTAATGACATTGAAGTTTTTCTAACTTCATTACTTACAGATCGTGATGTTACTGGAGGATTTCTTCCTTCTTTCATCCACAAACGTTTATTTTCATTCATAGCTAAAAAACGCGCACCTAAGGTCCTTCCACAATACAATTGCATTGGGGGATTCTCTCCCATATATCGAGACACAGAATCACTTGCAGAAACTCTATCTTTGCATTTAGATACTCCTGTATATACCTTTCACCGCTATTTACCTGATACACACCAGCACACAATTCAACAGTTAAAAGCTCTTGGAAATCGTCCGATTGTTGGTGTCCCTTTATTTCCACATTTTACTTATGCTGTTACAGGAAGTATTGTGCGATTTATCCACAACCAACTTCCATCATTAGACATCTCTTGGGTATCCCATTTTGGAAATCACCCACAGTTTATTTCATGTATGATTGATCATATTCTGAAATTTTTACAAGCCCACGATATCGCTACAAGTGACTGCTGTCTATTATTTTCTGCTCATGGACTTCCTATGAGATATGTGAATAAAGGTGACCCGTACAACATCCAATGTGAAAAATCTTTCAAGGCTATTTCTGAAAGATTAGAAAATATAGAAACTCATCTTTGTTACCAGTCGAAGTTTGGTCCTGGGAAATGGTTAACACCGTCAACAAAAGATATGTGCACAAGATTAAATACATATAAAAAATATGTGCTGATTGTTCCTTTCGGGTTTACTTCAGATCATATAGAAACTCTTTATGAAATAGAAAAAGAGTATATATCCATACTTATAGATAGGAAATACCAAGCTTTGCGCGTACCTGCTATTTATCAATCTCCTCAATGGGTAGAATCCTTAGCGACAATTATTCAAAGTACACCATATGTAGAGAATAAAAATTTAATAAAATCGTAA
- a CDS encoding tetratricopeptide repeat protein, producing MKLNNALPTLEALCKKTHQKLRQYLIRHSLLLFGCLLLMAAELGVFLYFFLFSGKTIVPAFCLACFFLTLFVCLVVRLYILSGKPDFFENLATSYLRNAQALFKGKQNVVEEQTHLASSATKLAIDLQNQEYTILSSILNFLPQHDFMRKFSCFCFWKDYFLFRECLLQKSIDAYIKVVQSIPVDLGAHVSLADAYVALSGLYADPRKYPEFDANYWVPPGRYGEEVQEKFFTTAQRAIEEFKILNEYAPGNAWVHAQLAYSYHDLQMPLEEIQEYEMILKLKPADVETMTKLGILYFQQGMNAKGLRIYEELKKRDYKKSRKLIKFYGIEYNSY from the coding sequence ATGAAGTTAAACAATGCTCTCCCAACTCTAGAAGCTTTATGTAAAAAAACACACCAAAAATTACGCCAATATCTTATCCGGCATAGCTTATTGTTATTCGGATGTTTATTATTAATGGCTGCCGAACTGGGCGTATTTCTTTATTTTTTCCTGTTTTCTGGGAAAACTATTGTTCCGGCATTTTGTCTTGCTTGTTTCTTTTTAACTCTGTTTGTTTGTCTTGTTGTGCGTTTATACATATTGTCAGGGAAGCCGGATTTTTTTGAAAATCTAGCAACAAGTTATTTAAGAAATGCGCAAGCCTTGTTTAAGGGGAAACAAAATGTCGTTGAAGAGCAAACGCATTTAGCGTCCTCTGCGACAAAACTTGCTATAGATTTACAAAATCAAGAATACACCATCTTATCTAGTATACTGAATTTTCTTCCGCAACATGATTTTATGAGGAAATTTAGCTGTTTTTGCTTCTGGAAAGATTATTTTCTATTTCGAGAGTGCCTATTGCAGAAGTCTATAGATGCCTACATTAAGGTTGTACAATCTATTCCTGTAGATCTGGGAGCACATGTATCCTTAGCGGATGCCTATGTGGCTCTTTCTGGGCTCTACGCTGATCCGAGGAAATATCCTGAATTTGATGCTAATTATTGGGTTCCTCCAGGAAGATATGGAGAAGAAGTTCAAGAAAAATTTTTTACAACAGCACAGCGTGCGATAGAGGAATTCAAAATTTTAAATGAATATGCCCCGGGTAATGCTTGGGTCCACGCACAATTGGCTTACAGTTACCATGATTTACAGATGCCTCTAGAAGAGATTCAAGAGTACGAGATGATTCTAAAGTTAAAACCTGCTGATGTGGAGACTATGACCAAACTAGGGATTCTCTATTTTCAACAAGGAATGAATGCTAAGGGTTTGCGTATATATGAAGAATTGAAAAAAAGAGATTACAAAAAATCAAGAAAACTAATTAAATTCTATGGAATAGAATACAATAGTTATTAA